From Poecile atricapillus isolate bPoeAtr1 chromosome Z, bPoeAtr1.hap1, whole genome shotgun sequence, one genomic window encodes:
- the LOC131572619 gene encoding zinc finger protein 541-like encodes MTLNHDCSDGPNRRVSCQSGLLGPGKKGGTAAEQGSSAKRPGVQVQSKTVAQCVEYYYTWKKEHKLAKSLAQTVSEPKRSQSPPRKENGETGKRSRKRARNADCPCCQAPQTPHSAGGPFPCGQCKRVFETVKERNAHRRRLRPRKEAGPLPKKKRTN; translated from the exons ATGACGCTGAACCATGACTGTTCTGATG gcCCCAACAGGAGAGTCTCTTGCCAGTCAGGACTCCTCGGCCCAGGCAAGAAaggtggaacagcagcagaacagggatCAAGTGCAAAGCGCCCTGGAGTTCAG GTTCAGAGCAAGACTGTGGCACAGTGTGTGGAGTACTACTACACCTGGAAAAAAGAACATAAACTTGCCAAAAGTCTTGCTCAG ACGGTGAGCGAACCAAAGAGGAGCCAAAGCCCTCCCAGAAAGGAGAACGGGGAGACAGGGAAGAGAAGCCGCAAGAGGGCCCGCAACGCggactgtccctgctgccaagCGCCCCAGACACCCCATTCGGCGGGAGGCCCCTTTCCGTGCGGCCAGTGCAAACG GGTGTTTGAAACTGTGAAAGAAAGGAACGCACATAGGAGAAGACTTCGCCCACGGAAAGAAGCAGGGCCTCTGcccaagaagaaaagaacaaattaa